The window tattaaattggttaactaaaatataattataaatttttaactaattaattacaatttgattattttatatacaCCTCTActtataagaattttaaattcgTGTGTCTCGTGTTGTGTGGTATTTTGTATCGGTGTTAGTACATCATTCGGTCATATACTAttgttattatctttaattttattaaacattatcgCTTTTAATTTTGGTGGTAGGGCAAAGTCTCTTCACCTCTCGCGTTCAAGCCTTAGGGGCCGAAAGTAATTGTATGAACTTATTCTAGAGCTTAGACTTAGAAACAGGAACAAAAGAGAATAATACttaattagaaatttttaaaagtaaatcaTTTTATCTTGTTAACAGCAGTTAATCAATATACTAAATATTAAGGAGAAGTACTGGATTTTAAGCTGGATTAGTGCGAAGGAAGATGACGGTGGATTTTCAATAAATGGATCTACTAAACAGTGGGGTATCTATATATGAGACTCTAATACTAAGATCAGTAATAATCTAAGAGGGATAAAAATTAGAGAATAGAAAACATATTCACACACACATCCCACTTACTCAAAATTTACatacaggttttttttttttttttttatcaaagataggagactcgaacctgcaacctcttaattaagtattgggagactatgtcatttgagctattattcATTGGCAAAATTTACATACAAGTTAATAGAAAACATATAcatagaaaatataaattattatattttattcctttctataaGTGTTGGCTATATATTAGTCAAAAAgttattcaaaatatatatacgAAAGGTCATTAAGTTGGAGAAAACCTCATAAGTAAAATGCATGTTGATTAGTGTTTGGAATGAGTGAGCAAATTAGTAATTTACAAATATTTGTTTATGCAAAGCTACCCCCACCCTTCATCCCTCCtcctttttctctattttaaagattttcttatttgaagaaaaataatgaaacatatttgataaaaaaaattacaaatgtcAATCTTTGCAAATAATAAGAAGAATTATTGGCTTAACTATAGAAGTGTAATCGAGTCCGGTTGGGTCGATTTAAATGCAAATAAAAATCGAATTGATTAAAATTGATCAGTTTAAATTGAGttgatatattttttgtaattgtgTTTGAACCGAATAATTTAGATTGAATCGGTTCAAATAATCAGATAcatgattaaattaaatttataaaaaaatgagaaaaacggGACCAAAAATTCTATAACActaagaaatgaaaataaaaagaaaaaattagatcAATTACACAttacaattatttttaaaatatacaatccgtgccttttaaactttttatttaaaataagatattttaatataattaataaatatttttatattatcataatcaaacataattaataaaaaaaatatttttatataaaatatctaaatattaaattacatacaattgatagaaaaaatatttttatataaaatatctaaatattaaattactTACATGTTTTTAAActacaaatatttaatttatatactaTCGATAGAACATGAATAAGAATATGATATATACTAGAAGACATAATCTCAATTTAAATATAGTACCttgtaaatcaattaattaatatgttGATATTTGTCACCGGTATTTTTGGTTTTAAGTCTAATATTTTTcggccaatgagttatagttcaaatgacatagtctcttcgTACTCAATTAAGAAAttacgggttcgagtctcctatttttagtaaaaaaaaatatataatatttttcaacTCCGGTATGTCGTATTCTATTGGCTATTGTTTTAATAATGtcactcattttttttaaatttatgaaaatatatataaaaaaagttatatttggagtgatattataaaaaaaataaaaataaatttttttatataatataataaaatacataatataataatagtcATATTATATTATGAAATATTGAAATTGACCGTTTATAGTTTCTATTTCTAGTTGCCCCTAGTTCCAACTACATGAAACATGTGCcttttgtcttttgaatttgtgataCATGGCATTGCCAAGTGTGTTGTTGTGTGGGACCATGACATATGAATTACCAATCTTAGTCAACAAAGTGTTGCAATATTCAACATCTAATCTAAATCTCAATCTAAACTCAAGTTTCTCTTATCTTCTGTACTATTTGGAGTTTCCCATTTCCTCTGAGATTCTCATCTTGTTTTTGTTTCTCCTGTGTCCCCTCCACCTGTTTGATCAAAGTCCTCTCTAAACTGAAACTAGGGATGCTGAGTATGGCTTCCACACTTAGCCTCTTGAAATTTTCAGTTCTTCCCAAAAATCCACACCAATTATTTTCAACCCCAAAAATTCACCAACTTCCCTCATCAATCTCAGCAAGATTGAACACCCCAAAAGATCCTCCAAAGGCAACACAATTTCTAGAACAACATAGCATCAGCAATGCTCTCAAAACTGTTCCACTTACACTCACAGCACTCACATTCCCATTCTTGTTGGAACAAAAGGCAAGGAATAAGGATCTGCCCTTCAATTCTTGTTTCTGTATGCATAATGATCCAATTTAGGTTAGTCACTATAGTTGTTGATCTTTGTTTTCTGATGGGGTGTTTCTATTTTGACAAGGATGCTGCACTTGCTGTTGATGGAGAATTTGGGATATTGGAAGGAAGAACATTTGCTCTGATACACCCTATTGTGATGATTTCTTTGTTCTTCTTTACATTGTGGACAGGGTATTTGGGGTGGCAGTGGCGGCGCGTGAGGACTATTCAGGAAGAGATCAATGAGCTCAAGAAACAAGTGAAGTCTACACCTGTTACACCAGAAGGGAAACCAGTGG is drawn from Arachis hypogaea cultivar Tifrunner chromosome 12, arahy.Tifrunner.gnm2.J5K5, whole genome shotgun sequence and contains these coding sequences:
- the LOC112726545 gene encoding uncharacterized protein; amino-acid sequence: MLSMASTLSLLKFSVLPKNPHQLFSTPKIHQLPSSISARLNTPKDPPKATQFLEQHSISNALKTVPLTLTALTFPFLLEQKDAALAVDGEFGILEGRTFALIHPIVMISLFFFTLWTGYLGWQWRRVRTIQEEINELKKQVKSTPVTPEGKPVEGAEAPSSSVELKIQQLTEERKGLLKGSYRDRHYNAGSILLGFGVLEAVGGGLNTWIRTGKLFPGPHLFAGTAITVLWALSAALVPSMQKGSELARSLHITFNTLNVLLFISQLPTGFEILMKVFEFTQWP